CCGCAAGGGCCGGACCCCGCGGTCGAACCGGCGGGTCGCGCCCAAGGGACCACGGTCGTCGTCGAGGACCTGTTCGCGACGCGGCCGGCCCGCCGGGAGTCGCTGGCGGGCGCGAACGCCGAGTTCGCGCGGATCTCCTCGCTGGTCGCGGACTACGCGCTGGCGAACCCCTCGGTCGCGTTCTCGCTCGAACACGACGGCTCGACGACGCTGACGACGCCCGGCACCGACCGGACCGACGCCCTGCTCGGCGTGTACGACCGCGACACCGCGAGCCGGTCGACGGCCGTCTCCGCCAGCGTCGAGATCGGCGGGGAGTCGGCCGGCGGTGGACCGGAGCCCGTCGACGTCGCCGTCTCGGGCGCGCTGGCGTACCCGTCGGTCACCCGGGCGACGCGAGACCACGTCCGCGTCTCGGTCAACGGCCGGCCGGTCCGGAACGACCGGCTCGCGGCCGCGGTCCGCGAGGGGTACGGCCGCCTCCTCCCGGACGGTCGCGAGCCGGTCGCGGCGGTCGACGTGTCGCTCCCGCCCGGCCGCGTCGACCCGAACGTCCACCCGGCGAAGCGGGAGGTGGGGCTCCGCGACGCCGACGCGGTCGCGGACGCGGTGGCGTCCGTCGTCGCGGACGCGCTCACCGGCGCGGACCTCCGGCGCTCCGCGGGCGTGGCCACCGACCTCGAATCGGCGCTCGACCCGGTCGGCGACGAGGACGGCTCGCGGGCGGGCGCGTTCGCGGACGCCGAGCCGATCGGCGCGTTCCGCGACCTGTACGTCCTCGTCGAGTCCGGCGACGACCTGCTCGTGATCGACGGGCACGCCGCCCACGAGCGCGTGAACTACGAGCGGCTCGCCCGCGCGTTCGACGGCGAGCCGGTGCCGACCGCCGCGCTCGACCCGCCGGCGACCGTCTCGCTGTCGACCGACGAGGCGGCGGCCGCGCGGGCCCACGCCGACGACCTCGCCGCGCTCGGCTTCGAGACCGAGGCGTTCGGCGGCGGGACCCGCCGGTTGCGGACGGTCCCCGCGCCGTTCGGCCGGACCGCGGACGCGGACGCCTTCCGCGACGCGCTCGCGGCGCTGTCCGGGTCGGCCGGCGGCCGAGGCGCGTCGGGAGACGCGCGCGACGCCCTGCTCGCGGATCTGGCCTGTCACCCCTCGCTGAAGCGGGGGGACTTCGAGGACCTCGACGACGCCGACCTCCGGGACCTCCTCGACCGCCTCGGAGAGTGCGACCGCCCGTACGCCTGCCCGCACGGCCGTCCCACCGTCCTCTCCGTCGACGCGGCGACGTTCGCGGCCGGGTTCGGCCGGAACCGGTGACTCGGGGGTGAGCCCGCGGTGGCTCGGCGGCGGCCCGTCCGGGGTCGCTGCCGCGGTCCGAGACGAGTCCGGCACGCCGGATCCCACCGGATCTGACCGCTATTGAGAGGTATGGTCCGCTCATAGCAGCGTTCATTTAATCTCTGGTAGAGGGGAATCTCGTGGGACACCGCCCACGAGACGGACGGATCGGGTCACGGGACCCGCGAACGAACGCGACCGGAACCACGAGACAGAACGGATGGACTCTGACACCGCGCGATCGACGGCATCGCCGGTCGCCGCGTCGAGTCGACGCTCCTTCGTCGGCGGCGTCGGCGCGGCGACCGGACTGGGATCGGTCTTCGAACGACTGGCGAGTCACCACGGCCCGGGAGGGAACGGCCCGGGGAACGGCGGTCCGGAGAGCGGCGGCCCGCCCCCGTCCGGCGAGACCTACCACGTGTACCGCTCGAACGGCAAGTACCGGGTCGCGAGCGGCGGAAGGGGCGGCGTCGAGTTCACCGTCAGGGCAGACGGAAACGCCGAGGAGGCGTTCCAGTACGCCTTCGACGAGGTCCCCGAGGACGGCGGGACGGTCGTCGCCGACACGGACGAGTTCACGTTCGGCGGTCCCGCGGAGATGGGCGACGCGACGCTGTTGACCGGCGGCTCCGGCACCCGGTTCGTCGCGTCCGCGACGGGGTCGCGGGTCGGGTTCACCGAGCGCGAACTCGACGTCGGCCACGACCTGATCCGGGTCCGCGGCGACGACGCCGCGGTGACCGGAATCGAGTTCGACGCGAACGGCACCCGCCTCGACAACCACGCGATACAGGCGGCGGGCTGCGACGGACTGCTGATCGCCGACAACCGGACGGTGAACGGGTTCCAGATGGCGCTGTCGTTCGCCGACTGCGAGAACGTCGTCGTCCGCGACAACGAGGTGATAGACCCCAACTGGTACGGGATCACCAGCCGCGGGGCCCGCGACGACCTCGACCTCCGGCGCTCGCGAGACGTGCTGATACGGGGCAACCGCGTCAGCGACGTGACGTTCAACAACATCGCCCCGTACAACGCCGCGAACTTCGGCGTCGTCGGCAACGTCTGCTACCGCGGCGGCCACAGCCTCATCGCCTGCTCGCCGTCTCAGCAGGGGACGATCGTCGGGAACGTCTGCCGCGACCTCGAACTGGAGCCGATCGCTGCCGACCCCGGCGGGGAGGCCGGCCTCGAGATCGAGTACAAGGAGACGCACCTGAGCGACGAGGTGGCCGGGACGACGGACGAGACCTCCCTCGACGTCACGGTCGCGAACAACCACGTCGAGAACTGCGGCGTCGGCTTCATCTCCCGGACCGTCCCCGTCGACGAGAGCGACGAGGAGGAGTACCGGCGGACGAAGCGCCCGTACAGCTTCACCGTCACCGGGAACGCGATCAACGACTGCGACACCGGGGTCCTCGTCCGGTCGGGCGCGGACGGCGTCGTCGCGACGAACGCGCTCCGGGCCAACGACACGCAGATCGACGTCAGGGAGTCGCCGTTCGCGGAGAACGTGCGGACGGACCTGAACGTCACGCGCGACGCCTGAACCGGTGGCTCTCGACCGCGGGACCCCCACCGCGCTCGGTCGTGATCCCGACCGGTATCTATTAACACGATGAGACCGGGGGTACTCGTATGGGAGAGCGGACCGAAGTGACGCGGGGGTCGCTGCCGCGGGAGCGGTCAGCGGGCCGCTTCTCGGCTCCTGACGGGCTGCGAGACCTCGTCCAGCGGCTGCTCACGTGGCTTCGGGAGCGACGCGGGGCGACGCTGGAGGGCGTCTCGACGGCGACGACGATGCGGAACGTCGTCGACGCGGAGGCGCTCGCGGAGGAGACGCCGGCGAAGTGGAGCGTCCTCCACGACGTGGTCACCTACGGCGCGGACTCGCTCACGGACGTGCTCGTGTTCCGACACGGGCCGACCAGACAGGACCTCGTGGTGATGCCCGAGCGCAACACCAGGCCGGAAGGGGAGATCAGCTTCTATCACGCCGACCGGACGAAGGGCGCGCGCCACCTGCTGTCCATCGGCGCGGACTCGCTCACTGCGGCGCTCAGCTACGTATTGGACCGCATCGAACAGTTCGAGCGGCTGTTCACCGGACGCGGCGCACAGCTTCCGAGCGGCTACACCGGTCCCTCCGACCGATAGCGAGGGCGGTCGGGTCGGCGGGTATTTTCAGGCCGGCCGGTCGCCCGACCGCCCGTCGGCCTCCTCGTCGATCCGCTCAACGCGCTCGACCGTCTCCGCTTCTTCCGCCGTCTCGGGCGGGTACGAGACCGTCAGCTGCGGGTACGGGATCGAGATGCCGGCGTCGGCGAAGCGGTCTTGGATCCGCTCGACCGCAATCGCCTTCGACCGCCACCGCGCCTGCGGCGTCGGCGGATCGATCCAGAAGCGGAGGTCGAGCAGGATCGCCGAGTCGCCGAACCCGGACGGGATCGCGTACGGCTGCGGGTTGTTGGCGATGGGGTCGATCCCGTCGAGGACCTCCTCGGCGATCTCCGCCGCCTCGTCGGGGTTGTCGTCGTAGCCGATCCCGACCTCCATGTGGATCCGGAGCCGGCCCTCGCGGCTCCGGTTCGTGATCGCCTGATTGGCGACGAGGTCGTTGGGCACCACGACGTACTCCCCGTCGAAGTTGCGCATGTGGGTGTTCATGATCGTGATGTCCGTGACGAACCCCTCCTCGTTGCCGATCTCCACCCAGTCGCCGATCTCGAAGGGGCGGGCGAACATCAGGACGAAGCCGGCGATGAGCGACCCCAGCGTCTGCCGGGCCGCCATCCCGAGGACGATCCCGAGGAAGCCGGCTCCGACCAAGAGTCCGCCGAGGTTCACGCCCCAGATGCCGAGCACCGTTATCCCGGCGAGGATCAGCAGGCCGACCTGCGCGAGCCGGGTGAGGAGCTGTTCCTGATGCGCCGTGATCCGGTCGCTGTCGGCCGACATGTCGGCGACGTACGACTCCAGCGCGTCGCTGGCGACGTACGCCCCGCCGAGCAGCAGCGCCGAGACGAGCACCTGTCCCCCGACCCTGACGGCGTTCTCGGCGACCGGCAGGGCCGCGACCACGACGTCGAAGCGCCCCCACACCGTCAGGACGGCGACGGCGGCGAGCGCGAACAGCCCGAGCTGCGAGAGGCCGACCGCCATCCGCAGGAGGAACGACCCGGGAACGCCCTCGCGGAGCGTCTCGATCGCCCCGGCGGCGGAGCCGTCCATTCGCCCGTCGAGGAGCCGCTCGATCCACCCCGAGACCGTCCGCTCTCCGGCGCGCACGGCCTTGGGAAGCAGCAGCCAGCCGACCGCGAGCGTCACGAGGGCGATACCGGCGGTGACCGCTAGCCGCCCCCCCGTGGTCGAGATATCGCTCAACACCGCACCGACCCGCGTGCCCAGTCCGCCTATCACGGTCGTGAGTTCGTCGCCGGCCGGATAACGCGTTCGACGCGAGTCTCAACGACGAGAATCGTGCCGGGCCCTTCGGCGCGGCGCGGTGCGGCGGCGACTCCCCCGGTCACCGGCCCCGCCGAAGCTCCTCGATAAGCTGCTCGATGAGGGTCGACTGCCGGTCGAGCCGCTCGGACTGCGCCTCGACGGTCCGCCGCAGCGCGGCGACCTCGCTCGCGAGGTCCGCGTCCTCGACGCCGGCGCTCTCGAACGGCGACCCGTCGAACGCGTCGTCGTCCGGGACCGCGTCGTCGTCCGGGACCGCGTCGCCGCCGACCGCTCCGGCCTCGGAGACGGGGTCGGCGGTCGCGGGGTCGTCGACCGCCGACGCGGCGTCGTCTCCCGGCTCCCGCTCGAGTTCCTCGGCGACGGACGCGGCCGTCGTCCCCTCCGCGTCGCCGGCGTCCGGTTCGGTGGCGTCGCCGGTGGCCGCGCCGTCGACGGTCGCGTCCGCGGCGAGCGGGTCCGCGTCCAGCGGGTCCCCGTCGAGCGGGTCGTCGTCGCCCGCTCCGGACGGTCCCGTGGTCGTCGAGTCGGCGGCGGACGGGTCGGGCCCGGACGGATCCGTGGCCGACGCCTCTCCGGGGTCGGCCTCCGCGGCGTCCGCCCCGGCGTCTACGGCCGGCTCCGACCGGGACGCGGGGTCGGCGGCCCCGGACGCCTCGCCGGGGCCCGCCTCCGGTCCGTTGCTCTCCGCCTCCGCGTCGGCGACGGGGGACGCCGAGAGCGGGTCCGGTCCCTCGCCGAAGTCGGTCGTGCCGCTCGGGTCGGCGTCCGTCGCCGACTCTTCCCCCTCGGCGGCGACGCGGAACTCCTCTAGGCTGTCGACGCCGTGGAACGAACACACCGCGTCGGCGAGCGTCTCTCGGACCGCCCGGGCGGACTCGTTCGGTGCCTTGAACCGCTCCGAGCGCCCGCCGTGCGCGAGGACGACTGCCGTGGCGACGGTCCCC
This genomic stretch from Halorubrum hochsteinianum harbors:
- the mutL gene encoding DNA mismatch repair endonuclease MutL is translated as MTGDRDGGRGVSGGDRADRAGDDDRAADDRAADDADGSDADDRVRRLDRETVDRIAAGEVVTRPARVVGELVDNALDAGASRVEIAVDGDGTDRIRVADDGRGMTRADAARAVERHATSKLPPDGDPVGVESLGFRGEALAAVAEAARLELVTSPGDGVGTRVVVDGTAEAAGNPQGPDPAVEPAGRAQGTTVVVEDLFATRPARRESLAGANAEFARISSLVADYALANPSVAFSLEHDGSTTLTTPGTDRTDALLGVYDRDTASRSTAVSASVEIGGESAGGGPEPVDVAVSGALAYPSVTRATRDHVRVSVNGRPVRNDRLAAAVREGYGRLLPDGREPVAAVDVSLPPGRVDPNVHPAKREVGLRDADAVADAVASVVADALTGADLRRSAGVATDLESALDPVGDEDGSRAGAFADAEPIGAFRDLYVLVESGDDLLVIDGHAAHERVNYERLARAFDGEPVPTAALDPPATVSLSTDEAAAARAHADDLAALGFETEAFGGGTRRLRTVPAPFGRTADADAFRDALAALSGSAGGRGASGDARDALLADLACHPSLKRGDFEDLDDADLRDLLDRLGECDRPYACPHGRPTVLSVDAATFAAGFGRNR
- a CDS encoding mechanosensitive ion channel family protein — protein: MIGGLGTRVGAVLSDISTTGGRLAVTAGIALVTLAVGWLLLPKAVRAGERTVSGWIERLLDGRMDGSAAGAIETLREGVPGSFLLRMAVGLSQLGLFALAAVAVLTVWGRFDVVVAALPVAENAVRVGGQVLVSALLLGGAYVASDALESYVADMSADSDRITAHQEQLLTRLAQVGLLILAGITVLGIWGVNLGGLLVGAGFLGIVLGMAARQTLGSLIAGFVLMFARPFEIGDWVEIGNEEGFVTDITIMNTHMRNFDGEYVVVPNDLVANQAITNRSREGRLRIHMEVGIGYDDNPDEAAEIAEEVLDGIDPIANNPQPYAIPSGFGDSAILLDLRFWIDPPTPQARWRSKAIAVERIQDRFADAGISIPYPQLTVSYPPETAEEAETVERVERIDEEADGRSGDRPA
- a CDS encoding DUF7115 domain-containing protein translates to MSLPELLAGTVGDESVVAEVPLGGGDRLAVTPTRTLVYRGDGLLSDESVDEYGHDVERIEVSTGRRKAKITLGYGLDGDETLSVPAKRVDDVLHPILAGVLSESGVTGAGETVLRTFRFSELTLIVTSERLVKHVGSAVWDSEFEEFHYADLTGLDFEEGTVATAVVLAHGGRSERFKAPNESARAVRETLADAVCSFHGVDSLEEFRVAAEGEESATDADPSGTTDFGEGPDPLSASPVADAEAESNGPEAGPGEASGAADPASRSEPAVDAGADAAEADPGEASATDPSGPDPSAADSTTTGPSGAGDDDPLDGDPLDADPLAADATVDGAATGDATEPDAGDAEGTTAASVAEELEREPGDDAASAVDDPATADPVSEAGAVGGDAVPDDDAVPDDDAFDGSPFESAGVEDADLASEVAALRRTVEAQSERLDRQSTLIEQLIEELRRGR
- a CDS encoding right-handed parallel beta-helix repeat-containing protein gives rise to the protein MDSDTARSTASPVAASSRRSFVGGVGAATGLGSVFERLASHHGPGGNGPGNGGPESGGPPPSGETYHVYRSNGKYRVASGGRGGVEFTVRADGNAEEAFQYAFDEVPEDGGTVVADTDEFTFGGPAEMGDATLLTGGSGTRFVASATGSRVGFTERELDVGHDLIRVRGDDAAVTGIEFDANGTRLDNHAIQAAGCDGLLIADNRTVNGFQMALSFADCENVVVRDNEVIDPNWYGITSRGARDDLDLRRSRDVLIRGNRVSDVTFNNIAPYNAANFGVVGNVCYRGGHSLIACSPSQQGTIVGNVCRDLELEPIAADPGGEAGLEIEYKETHLSDEVAGTTDETSLDVTVANNHVENCGVGFISRTVPVDESDEEEYRRTKRPYSFTVTGNAINDCDTGVLVRSGADGVVATNALRANDTQIDVRESPFAENVRTDLNVTRDA